From the genome of Acidobacteriota bacterium, one region includes:
- the pstA gene encoding phosphate ABC transporter permease PstA, producing the protein MTIFRKIAQFAGFMLLRICLYMVLAILFVFLYDIVSKGGSVISWEFLSQAPRRGMTEGGIFPAIMGTFFVTVMTAVLAIPLGMFAAIYLNEYASQTRLTRLIRLSIRNLSGVPSIVYGLFGVILFVNMLRFGTSILSAGLTLGLMTLPWTITASEEALKTIPNSYREGALALGATKWQAIRTNVLPYAVPGMLTGTVLGLARAAGETAPILFTGAAFFLPILPRSLSDQFMALPYHLYIMSTQHHAIQQVRPIAYGTALVLIALVWGLNMTAIIIRYRLRRKWRR; encoded by the coding sequence ATGACGATCTTCCGTAAGATTGCCCAATTCGCCGGGTTCATGCTCCTTCGGATCTGCCTTTATATGGTTCTGGCCATCTTGTTTGTCTTTCTCTACGACATCGTCAGCAAAGGCGGAAGCGTCATCAGCTGGGAGTTCCTGTCCCAGGCGCCCCGCCGCGGCATGACGGAAGGCGGAATTTTCCCGGCCATCATGGGGACGTTTTTCGTGACCGTCATGACAGCTGTTCTGGCCATTCCTCTCGGCATGTTTGCCGCCATATATCTGAACGAATACGCCAGCCAGACGCGTTTGACGCGGCTCATCCGGCTGTCCATCCGAAATCTTTCGGGCGTTCCGTCGATTGTCTACGGTCTCTTCGGCGTGATCCTGTTCGTCAACATGCTCCGGTTCGGAACCTCGATTCTTTCGGCCGGATTGACATTGGGACTCATGACCCTGCCGTGGACGATCACGGCCAGCGAGGAAGCTCTGAAAACGATTCCGAATTCCTACCGGGAGGGCGCGCTGGCCCTGGGTGCGACGAAGTGGCAGGCCATTCGGACCAATGTGCTGCCCTATGCCGTCCCCGGCATGTTGACGGGAACCGTGCTCGGGTTGGCCCGGGCGGCGGGGGAGACGGCCCCGATCCTGTTTACGGGCGCGGCCTTTTTCCTTCCCATCCTGCCGCGTTCCCTGAGCGACCAATTTATGGCCCTGCCGTACCACCTCTATATCATGTCCACCCAGCATCATGCCATCCAACAGGTCCGGCCCATTGCCTATGGAACGGCACTCGTTCTGATCGCTCTTGTGTGGGGTCTGAACATGACGGCGATCATTATCCGCTACAGGTTGAGAAGAAAATGGAGACGTTGA
- the pstC gene encoding phosphate ABC transporter permease subunit PstC translates to MNPRILRNLRESAIRAFFFANGVLAVIALLGIFGILLYTAVPAFREIPIDEFLFKKNWDPTSPEKVEYGILSQIVSTLLVTFGALLLAVPIGVGVAAYLSDVAHWRVREIIKPIVEILAGIPSVVVGFLGIVLFSPVLASLFGTSHGLNALNGSVLLAIMALPTIISISEDSLNAVPAAYSEASLALGATRWQTLLRVKIPAALSGIMAACMLGMGRAIGETMTVLMATGNARAFPTGLLQSVRTMTANIAIELGEVPYFTTHYYSLFAVGLVLFIMTFAVNLAADVILNKYQEREQ, encoded by the coding sequence TTGAATCCGAGAATCCTCAGAAATCTCCGGGAATCGGCGATCAGGGCTTTCTTTTTCGCAAACGGCGTTCTGGCCGTCATCGCCCTTCTGGGTATCTTCGGCATCCTCCTCTACACGGCCGTGCCGGCATTCCGCGAGATTCCGATCGACGAGTTTCTGTTCAAGAAAAACTGGGATCCGACTTCTCCCGAGAAGGTGGAATACGGCATCCTTTCCCAGATCGTCAGCACGCTCCTTGTCACCTTCGGCGCCCTGCTCCTGGCCGTTCCCATCGGGGTCGGCGTGGCCGCCTACCTCTCCGACGTGGCCCATTGGCGCGTCCGGGAAATCATCAAACCCATTGTCGAAATCCTGGCCGGGATCCCGTCCGTCGTCGTTGGATTTCTCGGCATCGTATTGTTCAGCCCGGTTCTCGCGTCGCTTTTCGGGACAAGCCACGGCTTGAACGCCCTGAACGGCAGCGTGCTTCTGGCCATCATGGCCTTGCCGACCATCATCAGCATCTCGGAAGATTCGCTGAACGCCGTCCCCGCCGCTTACAGTGAAGCCTCCCTGGCCCTGGGGGCGACGCGGTGGCAGACGCTTCTGCGGGTCAAAATCCCGGCCGCCCTTTCGGGGATTATGGCCGCCTGTATGCTGGGCATGGGGCGGGCCATCGGCGAGACCATGACCGTTCTCATGGCCACAGGAAACGCCCGGGCGTTTCCGACGGGCCTTCTCCAGTCCGTCCGAACCATGACGGCCAATATCGCCATTGAACTCGGCGAGGTTCCCTATTTCACCACGCATTATTATTCTCTTTTTGCCGTCGGACTGGTTCTGTTTATCATGACCTTTGCCGTCAATCTTGCGGCCGACGTCATTCTCAACAAGTATCAGGAGCGCGAGCAATGA
- a CDS encoding PstS family phosphate ABC transporter substrate-binding protein → MRIGKVLGVGLVIVALIAGAAVTSVTAAQRSKMIQIKGSDTMVNLVQIMAEEFMAKNPNIPIAVLGGGSGTGIVGLINKTCDVANHSREIKKSEYEQMAAQNITPREFIIAVDGLSVIVNSKNPVKTLTMADVGAIYRGDIKNWKDVGGPDKAISLYGRQSNSGTYVFMQEFVLGNKNYSSEMKEMNGNAQIIEGVIKDEAGIGYVGVGYLFDASGKVRSDLKIVEINKEKGAPAFSPLDKKAVDSGDYPIARPLYQSTAGKPSPDVAKFLQFVTGPEGQKIVEKEGFFTIGSGHKAQNDKNLK, encoded by the coding sequence ATGCGTATCGGAAAAGTATTGGGTGTCGGACTTGTCATTGTGGCCCTTATCGCCGGCGCCGCCGTCACGTCCGTCACGGCTGCCCAGAGATCCAAGATGATCCAGATCAAAGGTTCGGACACCATGGTCAACCTGGTCCAGATCATGGCCGAGGAATTCATGGCCAAGAACCCCAACATCCCGATCGCCGTTCTCGGCGGAGGTTCGGGCACGGGGATCGTCGGCCTGATCAATAAGACCTGCGATGTGGCCAACCATTCCCGCGAAATCAAAAAGAGCGAATATGAACAGATGGCGGCGCAGAATATCACACCCCGCGAATTCATCATCGCGGTTGACGGCCTGAGCGTCATCGTCAACTCGAAAAATCCCGTGAAGACCCTGACCATGGCCGACGTCGGCGCCATCTATCGCGGCGACATCAAGAACTGGAAAGATGTCGGCGGACCGGATAAAGCCATCTCCCTCTACGGCCGCCAGTCCAACTCCGGGACCTATGTCTTCATGCAGGAATTCGTTCTCGGCAACAAGAACTACTCCTCGGAAATGAAGGAGATGAACGGCAACGCCCAGATCATCGAAGGCGTCATCAAGGATGAGGCCGGAATCGGTTATGTCGGCGTCGGCTATCTCTTCGACGCCTCCGGCAAAGTCCGAAGCGACCTGAAAATCGTCGAAATCAACAAGGAAAAGGGCGCGCCCGCCTTCTCGCCCCTGGACAAGAAGGCCGTCGACAGCGGCGATTACCCGATCGCCCGCCCCCTCTATCAGTCGACCGCCGGAAAACCCTCGCCCGATGTGGCCAAGTTCCTCCAGTTCGTGACCGGCCCCGAAGGCCAGAAGATCGTCGAGAAGGAAGGCTTCTTCACGATCGGATCGGGCCATAAAGCCCAGAACGACAAGAACCTCAAGTAA
- a CDS encoding P1 family peptidase, which yields MPDKTWHFADGTGVVAVAGLLFFVAALVCFGKEEVRRRPRDLGFPTGVMTPGPLNAITDVSGVRVGHVTIMRGDDVRTGVTAVLPHGGNLFQDKVAAAIEVFNGFGKLAGFTQVRELGNIESPVILTNTLSVGAAMEGAVRHALEQSGNEDVRSVNIVVGETNDGSLNDIRGLHVRPSDVQAAIETAREGPVAEGAVGAGTGTRALGFKGGIGTSSRLTEEWSGRRYTVGVLVQSNFGSELVMQGVPVGRILRDGGGHPAPVPGLSPNEDDGEAGRGGSCMIVIATDAPLSERNLERLARRAFIGMGRTTTVMSNGSGDYAVAFSTSRIIPHRPDSPFIKTPDLVANDMMTVLFRAAEEAVEEAIYNSLFMAETMTGRDGNRAEALPIGKVLEILKAFRFRTST from the coding sequence ATGCCGGATAAAACATGGCATTTTGCAGACGGGACCGGTGTTGTTGCAGTCGCCGGACTCCTGTTTTTCGTGGCGGCCCTTGTTTGTTTCGGAAAAGAGGAGGTCCGCCGGCGGCCTCGGGATCTGGGCTTTCCGACCGGGGTTATGACCCCCGGGCCGCTTAATGCCATCACCGATGTGTCGGGTGTCCGTGTCGGCCATGTCACAATAATGCGCGGCGATGATGTCCGCACGGGCGTCACGGCGGTATTGCCCCATGGAGGAAATCTCTTTCAGGACAAGGTGGCCGCGGCCATCGAGGTCTTCAACGGTTTCGGCAAGTTGGCCGGTTTCACCCAGGTGCGGGAACTCGGGAACATCGAAAGCCCCGTCATTTTGACCAATACCCTGAGTGTCGGGGCGGCCATGGAGGGCGCCGTGCGCCACGCCCTGGAACAATCGGGGAACGAAGATGTCCGTTCGGTCAACATCGTAGTCGGAGAGACGAACGACGGTTCCCTGAACGATATCCGGGGGCTTCATGTCCGTCCCTCCGATGTGCAGGCGGCGATCGAGACGGCCCGGGAAGGGCCGGTTGCCGAGGGCGCCGTTGGAGCGGGAACCGGAACCCGGGCCCTGGGTTTCAAGGGCGGAATCGGCACATCCTCGCGTCTGACCGAAGAATGGTCGGGCCGCCGCTATACCGTCGGCGTTCTCGTGCAGAGCAATTTCGGGAGCGAACTCGTCATGCAGGGCGTGCCCGTGGGCCGCATCCTCAGGGACGGCGGCGGTCATCCGGCTCCCGTTCCGGGTTTGAGCCCCAATGAAGACGACGGCGAAGCCGGTCGCGGCGGATCCTGCATGATCGTCATCGCCACGGACGCCCCCCTTTCGGAACGTAATCTGGAGAGACTGGCCCGGCGTGCCTTTATCGGAATGGGGCGAACGACAACCGTGATGAGCAACGGATCGGGGGACTATGCCGTCGCCTTCAGCACGTCCCGCATCATCCCGCATCGCCCGGATTCGCCGTTTATCAAAACGCCGGATCTTGTCGCCAACGACATGATGACCGTCCTGTTCCGGGCCGCGGAGGAGGCCGTCGAAGAGGCGATTTACAATTCGCTGTTCATGGCCGAAACCATGACCGGCCGCGACGGGAACCGGGCCGAGGCGCTTCCGATCGGCAAGGTTTTGGAAATTCTGAAGGCTTTCCGCTTCAGAACATCCACTTGA
- a CDS encoding serine hydrolase, whose amino-acid sequence MMISRKNFSLPVLFLAVALALPAAGAPSIQDVSRFERESLVFPGAEWSRVEDPESAGFSGVKLAALRGWLQAMDTSAMAVIVGGRLIFEYGDLSRLSYLASVRKSVLAVLYGNYVETGVIPLNRTLKDIGFNDVEGLFASELEATIGHLITARSGVYHPASNPGDDTYAAPPRGSQRPGGYYLYNNWDFNAAGAVFEMLTGKDIYAALAEDLAEPIGMQDYDPARQSKSGDVKRSKHQAYHIRLSTRDMARLGLLMLRRGEWDGRQVVSREWVARITSLVTPLHEMNPPMRRSLGGGNRWAYGYMWWIWDAPNSDGPFEGAYTGMGAYGQYITVLPKFDMVVVHKTDPGEPSPSGDGKRPRSVSFREYDAVLRMLIAAVLPR is encoded by the coding sequence ATGATGATTTCCAGGAAAAATTTCTCCCTGCCGGTTTTATTTCTGGCCGTTGCCCTGGCCTTACCGGCTGCCGGGGCCCCGTCGATCCAGGACGTTTCACGTTTTGAACGTGAGAGCTTGGTCTTTCCCGGAGCCGAATGGTCGCGCGTCGAGGATCCGGAATCCGCGGGCTTTTCCGGGGTCAAACTGGCCGCCCTTCGAGGCTGGCTTCAGGCCATGGACACATCGGCCATGGCCGTGATCGTCGGCGGACGCCTGATTTTCGAATACGGAGACCTGTCCCGTCTCAGCTATTTGGCCTCTGTGCGAAAAAGCGTCCTGGCCGTCCTTTACGGGAATTATGTCGAAACCGGCGTTATTCCCCTGAACCGCACGCTCAAGGATATCGGGTTCAACGATGTCGAAGGGCTGTTCGCGTCGGAGCTTGAAGCCACGATCGGGCACCTCATCACGGCCCGGTCGGGGGTCTATCATCCCGCTTCGAATCCGGGAGACGATACCTATGCCGCCCCTCCAAGAGGATCACAGAGACCGGGAGGTTACTACCTCTACAACAACTGGGATTTCAACGCCGCCGGGGCGGTTTTCGAAATGTTGACCGGGAAGGATATTTATGCCGCCCTGGCCGAAGATCTGGCCGAACCGATCGGGATGCAGGATTACGATCCGGCCCGGCAGAGCAAATCCGGAGACGTGAAGCGTTCGAAACACCAGGCCTACCACATCCGGCTTTCGACACGGGACATGGCCCGTTTGGGTCTCTTGATGCTCCGCCGCGGCGAGTGGGACGGCCGGCAGGTTGTATCCAGAGAATGGGTCGCGCGGATCACGAGCCTGGTCACGCCTCTTCACGAAATGAATCCGCCGATGAGACGATCTCTCGGCGGGGGCAACCGCTGGGCTTATGGATACATGTGGTGGATTTGGGATGCCCCCAACTCCGACGGCCCTTTCGAGGGGGCCTACACGGGAATGGGCGCTTACGGCCAGTACATCACGGTGCTTCCGAAATTCGACATGGTCGTCGTTCACAAGACCGATCCCGGAGAGCCTTCGCCGTCGGGCGACGGGAAAAGGCCGCGATCCGTCAGTTTCCGCGAATATGACGCCGTCCTCCGCATGTTGATCGCCGCCGTGCTTCCGCGCTGA
- a CDS encoding diguanylate cyclase has protein sequence MMVPKYKVALAIIDNELNLMCIKTVFQFEKIQLLEARDFESGLKILRLHKPDIVLIDRDLKTMDICAAVQTIRKEPAFEKIPILAYAAKADLPDSERVLKSGINGIISKPILSRSFLEEVKKFIKPNGYHEPPPPARVFQTAAEVNASIFDALTGLFNSGYIKKTMDLEMKRASRHGYSISLMKIDVDRFKAVNAKFGPWMGDLVLREIAEIIRISIREIDVAARMNNDEFLIVLPYADRLGAVHVAKRIFQTLRKHTYSPGIALLIDDISICMGIATCPQDATSLEDTLKMAESRLQKARESGLNRICVQETVAGA, from the coding sequence ATGATGGTGCCCAAGTACAAAGTGGCCCTGGCCATCATCGACAATGAGCTGAACCTGATGTGCATCAAAACGGTTTTTCAATTCGAAAAAATTCAGCTTCTGGAAGCCCGGGATTTCGAAAGCGGACTCAAGATTCTCCGTCTCCATAAACCGGATATCGTGCTGATCGATCGGGATCTCAAGACGATGGATATTTGCGCCGCGGTTCAGACGATCCGGAAAGAGCCGGCGTTCGAAAAGATCCCGATCCTGGCCTATGCGGCCAAAGCGGACTTGCCGGACTCCGAACGGGTTTTAAAATCCGGAATCAACGGCATCATCTCCAAGCCGATTCTCTCCCGGTCGTTCCTGGAAGAGGTCAAGAAATTCATCAAGCCCAATGGATATCATGAGCCTCCGCCCCCCGCTCGTGTTTTTCAAACGGCGGCCGAAGTGAACGCCTCGATTTTCGACGCCTTGACGGGTCTTTTCAACAGCGGATACATAAAGAAAACCATGGATCTCGAAATGAAACGGGCCTCCCGGCACGGCTATTCCATCAGCCTGATGAAGATCGATGTGGACAGATTCAAGGCCGTCAACGCCAAATTCGGGCCCTGGATGGGCGACTTGGTTCTTCGTGAAATCGCCGAGATCATCCGGATCAGCATTCGGGAAATCGATGTGGCCGCGCGCATGAACAACGACGAGTTCCTCATTGTGCTTCCCTATGCCGACAGGCTGGGCGCCGTTCATGTAGCCAAGAGGATTTTCCAAACGCTTCGAAAACACACCTATTCGCCCGGCATCGCCCTGCTGATCGACGATATCAGCATCTGCATGGGAATCGCCACATGCCCCCAGGACGCAACCTCTCTTGAAGACACCCTGAAGATGGCCGAAAGCCGTCTTCAGAAAGCCCGGGAATCGGGTCTGAATCGGATTTGCGTCCAGGAAACCGTCGCGGGGGCATAA